A region of Pseudomonas putida DNA encodes the following proteins:
- a CDS encoding acyltransferase family protein, with protein sequence MLYSLQALRAFAAWVVVCHHFMQIFFDFKASGPIGQLLTDRGAVGVDIFFVISGLVIYLSTRDKAIEPRQFLLNRLLRIVPAYWFYTLVMAGLLLAASRWMPHQEFDWHHLLLSLVFVPAENPGGYGLYPTLNVGWTLNFEMFFYLLFGLAFLVRQRHQLLLVSVALLLVSEVLGRLGVLSHFYNNDIIYEFLLGIGLGVLYHRGLIRQGICMPLALLAVAGYALYHLDASQRLLHWGLPSALVVLAFVSLEPLFAGNRLLKALGDCSYSVYLIHVLVLYAGWFASQRLHLNPYLVFALCVPSIGLMSWFSYHWLERGLYRRMQAWLAAPRGQAPDYALSRVKY encoded by the coding sequence ATGCTGTATTCGCTTCAGGCACTGCGGGCGTTCGCCGCCTGGGTGGTGGTCTGCCACCATTTCATGCAGATCTTTTTCGACTTCAAGGCCAGTGGGCCGATTGGCCAACTGCTGACTGACCGGGGCGCCGTCGGCGTCGATATCTTCTTCGTCATCAGCGGCCTGGTGATCTACCTCTCCACCCGTGACAAAGCCATCGAGCCTCGGCAGTTCCTGCTTAACCGGTTATTGCGCATCGTCCCGGCGTACTGGTTCTACACCTTGGTCATGGCGGGCCTGCTGCTGGCGGCCAGCCGCTGGATGCCGCACCAGGAATTCGACTGGCATCACCTGTTGCTGTCGCTAGTGTTCGTGCCAGCGGAAAACCCCGGTGGATATGGGCTCTATCCCACCTTGAACGTGGGCTGGACGCTGAACTTCGAGATGTTTTTCTACCTGCTGTTCGGCTTGGCATTCCTGGTCCGCCAGCGCCATCAGTTACTGCTGGTCAGCGTCGCGCTGCTGCTGGTGAGTGAAGTGCTGGGCCGGCTGGGTGTGCTCAGTCATTTCTACAACAACGACATCATCTACGAGTTCCTGCTGGGCATCGGCCTGGGAGTGCTGTATCACCGAGGCCTGATTCGCCAGGGCATTTGCATGCCCCTGGCGTTGCTCGCCGTGGCGGGGTATGCCCTTTACCACCTGGACGCCTCCCAGCGGCTGCTGCACTGGGGCCTGCCGAGCGCGCTGGTGGTACTCGCCTTTGTCTCCCTGGAGCCCCTATTCGCGGGCAACCGACTGCTCAAGGCACTGGGCGATTGTTCGTATTCGGTGTACCTGATCCACGTGCTGGTGCTGTATGCCGGCTGGTTCGCCAGCCAGCGGCTGCACCTTAACCCGTATCTGGTGTTTGCCCTGTGCGTGCCGTCCATTGGACTAATGTCGTGGTTCAGCTACCACTGGCTGGAGCGCGGCCTGTACCGGCGAATGCAGGCCTGGCTGGCGGCACCACGGGGGCAGGCCCCGGATTACGCGCTTTCCCGAGTCAAATACTAG
- the nfuA gene encoding Fe-S biogenesis protein NfuA has translation MSAITITDAAHDYLADLLSKQNTPGIGIRIFITQPGTQYAETCIAYCKPGEEKPDDTAVGLKSFTAYLDAVSVPFLEDALVDYATDRMGGQLTIKAPNAKVPMVNEDSPINERINYYLQTEINPGLASHGGQVSLVDVVDDGIAVLQFGGGCQGCGQADVTLREGIERTLLERIPELKGVRDVTDHTQKENAYY, from the coding sequence ATGAGCGCTATAACCATTACCGACGCCGCCCATGATTACCTGGCCGATCTGCTCTCCAAGCAGAATACGCCCGGCATCGGCATCCGCATTTTCATCACCCAGCCAGGCACCCAGTACGCAGAGACGTGCATTGCCTACTGCAAGCCGGGCGAAGAGAAGCCTGACGACACCGCCGTGGGTCTGAAGAGCTTCACCGCCTACCTCGATGCAGTCAGCGTCCCCTTCCTTGAGGACGCGCTGGTCGATTACGCCACCGACCGCATGGGCGGCCAGCTGACCATCAAGGCACCGAACGCCAAGGTGCCGATGGTCAACGAGGACAGCCCGATCAACGAGCGTATCAACTACTACCTGCAGACCGAGATCAACCCCGGTCTGGCCAGCCATGGCGGGCAGGTGAGCCTGGTGGACGTGGTCGACGACGGTATCGCCGTGCTGCAGTTCGGTGGTGGTTGCCAGGGCTGCGGCCAGGCCGACGTGACACTGCGCGAAGGCATCGAGCGCACCCTGCTCGAACGTATCCCAGAGCTTAAAGGTGTGCGCGACGTGACCGACCACACCCAGAAGGAAAACGCCTACTACTGA
- a CDS encoding SCO family protein, protein MNDLYTRRAVVAGMGVLGLGLLAGCSPARGLEFKHGKNMSNEILGRKFNLKDPQGNPRTLSSFYGSMPMIFFGFTQCPAVCPTTLARAAQIRQLLKGRDRDLFQVVFITLDPERDTPEVLDAYVKAFDPSFTALTGTPEEIAEVAKEFKVFYEKVPAGDTYTISHSSTSYVYDTRGTLRLSLGHSLNAKECAEDLVTLMEIC, encoded by the coding sequence ATGAATGATCTATATACCCGGCGCGCGGTTGTCGCCGGGATGGGCGTTCTCGGGCTCGGCCTGCTGGCCGGCTGCAGCCCGGCCCGGGGTCTCGAGTTCAAGCACGGCAAGAACATGAGCAACGAAATCCTTGGGCGCAAGTTCAATCTCAAGGACCCCCAAGGCAACCCGCGTACCCTGTCGAGCTTCTACGGCAGCATGCCGATGATCTTCTTCGGCTTCACCCAGTGCCCGGCGGTCTGCCCGACCACGCTGGCGCGGGCGGCGCAAATCAGACAGCTGCTCAAGGGCCGTGACCGTGACCTGTTCCAGGTGGTGTTCATCACCCTGGACCCAGAGCGCGACACCCCCGAAGTCCTCGATGCCTACGTCAAGGCGTTCGACCCGTCGTTCACCGCGCTGACCGGCACCCCCGAGGAAATCGCCGAGGTGGCCAAGGAATTCAAGGTGTTCTACGAAAAGGTCCCGGCCGGTGACACCTATACCATCTCTCATTCGTCCACCAGCTACGTCTACGACACACGTGGCACTTTGCGCCTGAGCCTGGGCCATTCCCTGAACGCCAAGGAATGCGCCGAAGACCTGGTCACCCTGATGGAGATTTGCTAA
- a CDS encoding copper chaperone PCu(A)C, with product MAVSLQPIKRGLAAIALLGLALPALAQTTVSDAWVRASVPHQQSTGAFMTLTASSDSKLVGVESSVAKTVQVHEMTMNGDVMGMREVKAVELPAGKPVTLDPNGLHVMLMGLKQQVKEGEQVPLTLVIEDAKGGKETLQVQAPVRPLNAEAGGGHDHMHMNH from the coding sequence ATGGCTGTTTCACTGCAACCGATCAAGCGCGGCCTGGCCGCCATCGCCCTGCTGGGCCTGGCCTTGCCAGCCCTGGCCCAGACCACTGTCAGTGATGCCTGGGTCCGAGCCAGCGTGCCGCACCAGCAGTCCACCGGTGCCTTCATGACCCTCACGGCCAGCAGCGACAGCAAGCTGGTAGGGGTTGAGTCGTCCGTGGCCAAGACCGTACAGGTACATGAAATGACCATGAACGGCGACGTGATGGGCATGCGTGAGGTCAAGGCCGTCGAGTTGCCCGCAGGCAAACCAGTGACCCTGGACCCGAACGGCTTACACGTCATGTTGATGGGGTTGAAGCAGCAGGTGAAGGAAGGCGAGCAGGTGCCACTGACCCTGGTCATCGAAGATGCCAAGGGCGGCAAGGAAACGCTGCAGGTGCAGGCGCCAGTACGTCCGCTCAACGCCGAGGCTGGCGGTGGGCATGACCACATGCACATGAATCACTGA
- a CDS encoding MFS transporter, with translation MQALNLNSGTRTLAVGYGASKCGEFAFEAAFAVAIVSVTEADLLLIGMVYFFRYLPSAVFSPMGGWLADNCNRKRTLLLVEVTKSILALSFFALFSLSTPALVALIGLAMIMTALDCLYVPTFRAYFPDIVEKERLPSVNSAIQVVEDAASIIGPLVFSAGVLLLSREAAFLFFAACLVVSAFSIATLAPGRSSPRQVFDVRSVVRDAASSVNKLRASNAPLFAVICCTTICAMFATSVIRFILPASVLEHFASEAAVGYVLSLLAAGTVLGSLLYTRFNKRTTAQQVLRYWALYGALFFLAAVLLQFSDVLFLVILFIVGFVGAFVDIAIVTNIQCLSKDREVGRNFSLYYFTAVLGDAASGLVACFVFVLAGPATFLWMTLMLFIAPLRWTLKSAGHRKGQS, from the coding sequence ATGCAAGCGTTGAATCTTAACAGCGGAACGCGAACGCTTGCGGTTGGATACGGAGCTTCCAAGTGTGGCGAGTTCGCTTTCGAGGCTGCTTTTGCAGTGGCGATCGTATCGGTTACCGAGGCCGATCTCTTGTTGATCGGGATGGTGTACTTCTTTCGTTATCTGCCCAGTGCGGTGTTTTCACCCATGGGTGGCTGGCTGGCGGATAACTGCAATAGAAAACGTACGTTGTTGCTGGTGGAAGTGACGAAAAGCATCTTGGCACTGTCCTTTTTCGCGTTGTTCAGCCTGTCCACGCCCGCGTTAGTTGCGTTGATTGGTTTGGCGATGATTATGACGGCGCTAGACTGTCTTTATGTACCGACGTTTCGTGCCTATTTCCCCGATATCGTGGAAAAAGAAAGGCTGCCTTCGGTCAACAGCGCTATCCAGGTGGTTGAGGATGCCGCCTCGATCATCGGGCCGTTGGTGTTCTCTGCAGGTGTGTTGTTGCTTTCCCGTGAGGCGGCCTTTCTTTTCTTTGCTGCATGCCTGGTGGTATCGGCGTTCAGTATCGCTACTCTGGCCCCGGGTAGGTCGAGCCCGCGCCAGGTCTTCGATGTGCGGTCTGTGGTGCGAGATGCTGCTAGTAGTGTGAACAAGCTCAGGGCCAGCAATGCACCGTTGTTCGCTGTCATCTGCTGCACCACGATTTGCGCGATGTTCGCCACCTCGGTCATTCGGTTCATCCTGCCCGCTTCGGTGCTTGAACATTTCGCTTCCGAGGCTGCAGTAGGGTACGTTTTATCACTGCTAGCGGCAGGTACTGTGCTGGGAAGTCTCCTGTATACCCGCTTCAACAAGCGGACCACCGCGCAACAGGTACTCCGTTATTGGGCGTTGTACGGCGCACTGTTTTTCTTGGCGGCTGTCCTGCTTCAGTTCAGTGACGTGCTGTTCTTGGTGATCCTGTTCATCGTCGGCTTTGTCGGTGCATTCGTCGATATCGCTATCGTGACCAACATTCAATGCCTGTCGAAGGACCGTGAAGTCGGCAGAAATTTTTCCTTGTACTACTTCACTGCCGTCCTCGGGGATGCTGCTTCAGGGCTAGTTGCCTGTTTTGTCTTTGTACTGGCGGGGCCGGCGACCTTCCTTTGGATGACACTGATGCTGTTTATCGCACCGTTGCGCTGGACACTGAAGAGCGCTGGCCATCGTAAAGGGCAAAGTTAG
- a CDS encoding AraC family transcriptional regulator → MTTPLREQTHLWQAPALGDVEMLHARYFQQRFAPHVHEGYVFTVIESGAQRFWHRGSEHLAPVGSMVLINPDELHTGATAHEAGWRYRGFYPEHERVTGVLEELELGRHGMPIFKDSVIQDPALALAFSQLHQLSESAASALEQQTAWRHAVLVLVQRHGQCAEPTAPGHEPLAVARARELLESQLADPPSLEALAAAVNLSPFHFARVFRQATGLPPHAWLKQRRLARAREFLKRGQVASEVAFALGFADQSHLSRQFKQAYGVTPGAYRQACLQVALPVRFFTTQAPAVAGSDPCVES, encoded by the coding sequence ATGACCACGCCCCTGCGCGAGCAGACCCACCTGTGGCAGGCGCCGGCGCTGGGCGACGTTGAAATGCTGCACGCACGGTATTTTCAGCAGCGCTTCGCCCCGCATGTACACGAAGGCTATGTCTTCACCGTGATCGAGTCCGGCGCCCAGCGCTTCTGGCATCGCGGCAGCGAGCACCTGGCCCCGGTCGGCAGCATGGTGCTGATCAACCCCGACGAACTGCACACCGGCGCCACTGCCCACGAAGCGGGCTGGCGCTATCGCGGCTTCTACCCGGAGCATGAACGGGTCACCGGCGTGCTCGAAGAGCTGGAACTGGGCCGCCACGGCATGCCCATCTTCAAGGACAGTGTGATCCAGGACCCGGCCCTGGCCCTGGCCTTCAGCCAGCTGCACCAGCTGTCCGAATCTGCTGCCAGCGCCCTGGAGCAGCAGACGGCTTGGCGCCATGCCGTGCTGGTCCTGGTGCAACGCCATGGGCAATGCGCCGAGCCCACCGCACCCGGCCATGAACCCCTGGCGGTGGCCCGCGCCCGCGAACTGCTGGAGAGCCAACTGGCCGACCCACCCTCGCTTGAAGCCCTGGCGGCGGCAGTCAACCTGTCGCCCTTCCACTTCGCCCGGGTATTTCGCCAGGCCACCGGCCTGCCGCCCCATGCCTGGCTCAAGCAACGGCGCCTGGCCCGCGCCCGTGAGTTTCTGAAACGCGGCCAGGTGGCTTCAGAGGTGGCGTTTGCGCTTGGCTTTGCGGACCAGAGCCACTTGAGCCGGCAGTTCAAGCAGGCTTATGGGGTGACACCTGGGGCCTATCGCCAGGCATGTCTTCAGGTAGCTTTGCCTGTCAGGTTTTTCACCACGCAAGCTCCAGCTGTTGCGGGTTCAGATCCTTGCGTCGAATCCTGA
- a CDS encoding AzlD domain-containing protein, which translates to MTWLLIFAMGAIVFLNRYAFLEPRLPLRLSSNARQFLGFAVPGMLTAICGPIIFMPEHQLNLSLLNPYLLGSVVAVALVLLTRSVLLSMLVSMLIFFLLRSWLA; encoded by the coding sequence ATGACCTGGTTGCTGATATTCGCCATGGGCGCCATCGTGTTTCTCAATCGCTATGCGTTTCTTGAGCCCCGCCTGCCCTTGCGCCTGAGCTCCAATGCCCGGCAGTTTCTGGGGTTCGCGGTGCCGGGCATGCTCACCGCCATCTGCGGGCCAATCATCTTCATGCCTGAGCACCAACTGAACCTGAGCCTGCTCAACCCTTATCTGCTAGGTTCGGTGGTAGCCGTGGCCCTGGTGCTGTTGACCCGTAGCGTGTTGCTGAGCATGCTGGTGAGCATGTTGATCTTCTTCCTCCTGCGCAGCTGGCTGGCATGA
- a CDS encoding AzlC family ABC transporter permease produces the protein MPDSPHIARQAFLHGAIAILPLSLAVAPWGLLAGSMAIEANLSAWQGQGLSAIVFAGAAQLVAIGMLKGGANLASILLTTLLLTSQHLLYGLSMRPVLSNQPLRWRLGLGFLLTDEFFALTSHYDQQQFNRWYALGVGLTFYIAWNLFTLAGIVLGQNIPHLDQLGLDFSIVATFVALIAPLVRNLATVVCVAVSLFCSVLFSAWHWETALVAAGLLGMSAGFICQKCVGGRA, from the coding sequence ATGCCAGATAGCCCACACATCGCCCGCCAAGCCTTTCTTCACGGCGCCATCGCCATTCTCCCGCTTTCCCTGGCCGTCGCCCCCTGGGGCCTGCTGGCAGGCTCCATGGCCATCGAAGCCAACCTGAGCGCCTGGCAAGGCCAAGGGCTTTCGGCCATCGTTTTCGCCGGTGCCGCGCAACTGGTGGCGATCGGCATGCTCAAGGGCGGTGCCAACCTGGCGTCGATCCTGCTCACCACCTTGCTGCTGACGTCCCAGCACCTGCTCTACGGCCTGTCCATGCGCCCGGTGCTGTCCAACCAGCCGCTGCGCTGGCGGTTAGGCCTGGGCTTCTTGTTGACCGACGAATTCTTCGCCCTGACCAGCCACTATGACCAACAGCAGTTCAATCGCTGGTATGCCCTGGGCGTGGGCCTGACGTTCTATATCGCCTGGAACCTGTTCACGTTGGCAGGCATTGTCCTTGGCCAGAACATTCCGCACCTCGACCAGCTGGGCCTGGACTTTTCCATTGTCGCCACTTTCGTCGCCCTGATCGCGCCGCTGGTGCGCAACCTCGCCACGGTGGTGTGCGTGGCGGTGTCGCTGTTCTGCTCGGTACTGTTCAGTGCCTGGCACTGGGAAACCGCCCTGGTGGCTGCCGGCCTGCTTGGCATGAGCGCCGGTTTCATTTGCCAGAAATGCGTTGGAGGCCGTGCATGA
- a CDS encoding sel1 repeat family protein: MPVSRAVILPPLLIALMPLAAQALDARIDPHADLLYRQALPLLEQADSLDDGASSLRTAVGSDPELTRQGQALAHTLPTAVALLKKSVALGHPVAQYRLALYYMTYLPVGQIPDAACPLLVASLKQGFAAPAPAIATWCSPYNASAEYRATLEAIPSMATQYAPYYPQPAPRLACSRSQPQGLEMQWGRQRDYQAEVYRSLADLDTQHRQTLLQKAVEINGCVTAQRRLTSHR, translated from the coding sequence ATGCCTGTGAGTCGCGCGGTCATCCTGCCCCCGCTGTTGATTGCACTGATGCCGCTGGCCGCGCAGGCGCTCGACGCACGCATCGACCCTCATGCCGACCTGCTCTACCGCCAGGCCCTGCCGCTACTCGAACAGGCCGACAGCCTGGACGACGGCGCCAGTTCACTGCGCACTGCCGTGGGTAGCGATCCGGAGCTCACCCGCCAGGGCCAAGCCCTGGCCCACACCTTGCCCACCGCTGTGGCACTGCTGAAAAAATCAGTGGCCCTGGGCCACCCCGTGGCGCAATACCGGCTTGCGCTTTACTACATGACCTACTTGCCCGTCGGGCAAATCCCGGACGCCGCCTGCCCCTTGCTGGTCGCCAGCCTCAAGCAGGGCTTCGCGGCACCGGCTCCGGCCATCGCCACCTGGTGCTCGCCCTACAATGCCAGCGCGGAGTATCGCGCAACGCTGGAGGCGATTCCGAGCATGGCCACCCAGTACGCCCCTTACTACCCGCAACCGGCCCCGCGACTGGCCTGCAGCCGCAGCCAGCCGCAGGGCCTGGAAATGCAGTGGGGGCGTCAGCGCGACTACCAGGCCGAGGTGTACCGGTCGCTGGCAGATCTGGACACTCAGCATCGCCAGACCTTGCTGCAGAAGGCGGTGGAGATCAACGGGTGCGTGACAGCGCAACGCAGGTTGACCAGCCATCGATAG
- a CDS encoding LysE family translocator produces MNTALTATYALTVLLLIATPGPVVALIVNTAAASGSRKAMFTAVGTNWASLVLIGAAAWIILTSAAIDKAWLSGMSLLGCLFIGYIAVGTLREALQAPTPEAASEAPRPGRGGLLQGFMVGISNPKDIIFFIAFFPQFIQITESFGKSMVVLSLLWVAIDFAVLSLYIFAIGKIASQRSNRLISLASGVALLLISAGGLLYNLKELAA; encoded by the coding sequence GTGAATACCGCACTGACCGCCACCTACGCACTGACCGTTCTGCTGCTGATCGCCACCCCTGGCCCGGTAGTGGCACTGATCGTAAACACCGCCGCCGCCTCCGGCTCGCGCAAGGCCATGTTCACTGCCGTCGGTACCAACTGGGCATCGCTGGTACTGATTGGCGCCGCGGCCTGGATCATCCTGACCAGCGCGGCCATCGACAAGGCCTGGCTCAGCGGCATGAGCCTGCTGGGTTGCCTGTTCATCGGCTACATCGCCGTGGGCACCCTCAGGGAAGCCCTGCAGGCGCCAACGCCGGAGGCTGCGAGCGAGGCACCGCGGCCTGGGCGTGGCGGCCTGCTGCAAGGCTTCATGGTGGGCATCTCCAACCCCAAGGACATCATCTTCTTCATCGCCTTTTTCCCTCAGTTCATCCAGATCACCGAATCGTTCGGCAAGAGCATGGTGGTGCTGTCGCTGCTGTGGGTGGCCATCGATTTCGCCGTGCTCAGCCTGTACATCTTCGCCATCGGCAAGATCGCCTCGCAACGCAGCAACCGCCTGATCAGCCTGGCGTCGGGCGTCGCCCTGCTGCTGATTAGTGCGGGCGGGCTGCTCTACAACCTCAAGGAACTGGCGGCCTGA
- a CDS encoding YqcI/YcgG family protein, with the protein MFTGYGNCYRLDALELAAEHVRNTQHWTYKTIQHFRGILANPDFPCLFGRKAVASETCHILFARAEQLADDIAQGLADYVRTIAPIPLKQRIGSPLVVFLETATECTLAEQQALAWKVLRGVHARDPHPWPQAIPTDPDNTGWSFCYAGMPLFINMNFPGHRQMKSRNLGQHITFVINPRENFDEVANASTESGKRIRARIRERVAHYNDGVMPDTLGAFGDADNYEWKQYQLQEAGSLNPSRCPFHAHVTPDTLIEN; encoded by the coding sequence ATGTTTACGGGTTATGGAAACTGCTATCGCCTGGATGCGCTAGAGCTGGCCGCTGAACATGTGCGGAACACGCAACACTGGACCTACAAAACCATACAGCATTTTCGCGGTATTCTCGCCAACCCCGATTTTCCGTGCCTGTTCGGCCGCAAAGCGGTTGCCAGCGAGACGTGCCACATTCTCTTCGCCCGCGCCGAGCAACTGGCCGATGACATCGCTCAGGGCCTGGCCGACTACGTGCGCACCATCGCGCCGATTCCGCTCAAGCAGCGCATCGGCAGCCCGCTGGTGGTGTTTCTCGAAACCGCTACCGAATGCACCCTCGCCGAGCAGCAGGCCCTGGCCTGGAAAGTCCTGCGTGGCGTCCATGCACGCGACCCACACCCTTGGCCGCAGGCGATACCGACCGACCCTGACAACACCGGATGGTCGTTCTGCTACGCCGGCATGCCGCTGTTCATCAACATGAACTTCCCCGGCCACCGGCAGATGAAAAGCCGCAACCTGGGCCAACACATCACCTTCGTCATCAACCCTCGGGAAAACTTCGATGAGGTGGCCAATGCCAGCACCGAAAGTGGCAAGCGCATCCGTGCCCGCATCCGCGAGCGCGTGGCCCATTACAACGACGGCGTCATGCCCGACACCCTTGGCGCGTTCGGCGATGCCGACAACTACGAGTGGAAGCAGTACCAGTTGCAAGAGGCGGGCTCGCTGAACCCATCGCGCTGCCCATTCCACGCCCACGTAACACCCGACACATTGATCGAGAACTGA
- a CDS encoding LysR substrate-binding domain-containing protein gives MSERIQALHALRAFEVASRYGSFTRAAEELVLTQGAVSHHIKTLEAMFGCDLFERRGPKLSLTEHGRLLSQELKVGFKIIENACALLRQDRYGVRLKAPSTLTMRWLLRALDGFKKIDDSSSVQLSSVWMDIDSVDFYSEPYDCAILLANGRFPADVESFKLFDEWLIPVCHPDYMAHAQPGLADLRQCEFLHPSPDRRDWRRWLARMDALDISIDQGQVFDTLDQGISAAQQGLGISVVDLVLASSDLSAGRLVTPFKYAVATGDGYYMTWLKSSPKARQMHKLRDFLISQVPPLAYKDINYLYG, from the coding sequence ATGTCGGAACGGATACAGGCCTTGCACGCCCTGCGTGCTTTCGAGGTGGCCTCTCGTTATGGCTCCTTTACCCGTGCGGCCGAGGAACTGGTGCTGACCCAAGGGGCCGTCAGCCACCACATCAAGACCCTCGAGGCCATGTTCGGCTGCGACTTGTTCGAGCGTCGTGGGCCGAAACTCAGCCTGACCGAGCACGGGCGCCTGCTCTCACAGGAGCTCAAGGTCGGCTTCAAGATCATCGAGAACGCCTGCGCATTGTTGCGTCAGGATCGTTACGGGGTGCGTCTGAAAGCGCCGTCCACGCTGACCATGCGCTGGTTGCTCAGGGCCCTGGACGGGTTCAAGAAGATCGACGACAGCAGCAGCGTGCAACTGTCGAGCGTATGGATGGACATCGACAGCGTGGACTTCTATTCGGAGCCCTACGACTGCGCCATCTTGTTGGCCAACGGCCGTTTCCCCGCCGACGTCGAAAGCTTCAAGCTGTTCGATGAGTGGCTGATCCCGGTGTGCCACCCCGATTACATGGCGCATGCCCAGCCAGGCCTGGCGGACCTGCGCCAGTGCGAGTTCCTGCACCCGTCCCCGGACCGGCGCGACTGGCGACGCTGGCTGGCGCGTATGGACGCACTGGATATCAGCATCGATCAGGGGCAGGTTTTCGATACCCTCGACCAGGGGATCTCGGCGGCCCAGCAGGGCTTGGGCATCTCGGTGGTGGACTTGGTGCTGGCCAGCTCCGACCTGTCGGCAGGGCGGCTGGTGACACCCTTCAAGTACGCGGTGGCCACCGGCGACGGTTATTACATGACCTGGCTCAAATCCAGCCCCAAGGCGCGGCAGATGCACAAGTTGCGTGATTTTCTGATCAGCCAGGTACCGCCGCTGGCCTACAAGGACATCAACTACTTGTACGGCTGA
- a CDS encoding LysR family transcriptional regulator, with product MDSLSGFVVFNRVAETRSFVAAGQSLGITASAVGKRVARLESRLGVRLFHRSTRSITLTAEGTLFLERSRRILAEIEATEQALSQASETPRGRLRVSLPQVTGLVMPALADFMALYPEVELDLEFTDRMVDIVGEGFDVVMRGGQPVDSRLNAKFLGHFQHHLVASPEYLRERGAPSHPRELSAHTCLHYRFPSSGKLENWPLRQEHPDQGYDIPISMVCNHVETRICFALNHRGITCLPDFSVRRELAAGSLVSVLGSFMERRGSFYLLWPSGRQVPPKLRVFIDFMLERVSTGSPQPYK from the coding sequence ATGGACAGCCTCAGCGGCTTCGTGGTCTTCAACCGGGTTGCCGAAACCCGCAGTTTCGTCGCCGCCGGCCAGTCGCTGGGCATCACCGCCTCGGCCGTGGGCAAGCGGGTGGCGCGGCTGGAAAGCCGCCTGGGTGTGCGCCTGTTCCATCGCAGCACGCGCAGCATCACCCTGACCGCCGAAGGCACGCTGTTTCTTGAGCGCAGCCGGCGCATCCTAGCCGAAATAGAAGCGACCGAGCAGGCACTGTCCCAGGCCAGCGAAACCCCGCGTGGTCGCCTGCGCGTGAGCCTGCCGCAGGTCACCGGGTTGGTGATGCCGGCACTTGCCGACTTCATGGCGCTGTACCCCGAGGTAGAACTGGACCTGGAGTTCACCGACCGCATGGTGGATATCGTCGGAGAGGGTTTCGATGTGGTGATGCGCGGTGGCCAGCCGGTGGACTCGCGCCTCAATGCCAAGTTTCTCGGCCACTTCCAGCATCACCTGGTGGCATCACCCGAGTACTTGCGCGAGCGTGGCGCCCCCAGCCACCCCCGTGAGCTGAGCGCGCACACTTGCCTGCACTACCGCTTCCCCAGCAGTGGCAAGCTGGAGAACTGGCCGCTACGCCAGGAGCACCCCGACCAGGGCTATGACATCCCCATTTCGATGGTGTGCAACCACGTCGAGACACGCATCTGCTTTGCCCTCAACCACCGCGGCATCACCTGCCTGCCAGACTTCAGCGTGCGCCGCGAGCTGGCTGCCGGTTCGCTGGTAAGCGTGCTCGGCAGCTTCATGGAGCGGCGTGGCAGCTTCTACCTGCTGTGGCCGTCGGGGCGACAGGTTCCCCCCAAGCTGCGGGTGTTCATCGACTTCATGCTCGAACGGGTATCCACCGGCAGCCCTCAGCCGTACAAGTAG